In the Salvia miltiorrhiza cultivar Shanhuang (shh) chromosome 8, IMPLAD_Smil_shh, whole genome shotgun sequence genome, AATGAATGTTTTGGGAGTCAAAATCTGCAGTGGGCTCAAGGGAAAGCTGGTGAGGATAGAGTGCATATTGTGATATCTGAGGAAAATGGATGGGTTTTTGTAGGGATTTATGATGGATTCAATGGCCCTGATGCTACTGACTTTCTCTTGAACAATCTCTATGCCAATGTGTATAAGGAGCTTAAAGGGTTGCTGTGGTTTGATCGAGGCGAATCTTGCGAGACCACGGCTAACAGCTCTTCCTTTCTCTCCAGGAGTATGGAGGGTAAGGAGAGGGTGGAGCTTGACAGGAAGTTAAGGGAGAGGTTGAGCTATTTGGGATGTGAAGGTGCTGTTGATCATTCACTTGTTCTCAAAGCGTTGTCCGAGGCGTTGAGGAAGACAGAGGCCTCGTATTTGGAGATTGCAGATATGATGTTGGTGGAGAATCCTGAGTTAGCTTTGATGGGATCGTGTGTTCTGGCAATGGTGATGAAGGGAGACGACGTTTATGTGATGAACGTAGGGGATAGTAGGGCGGTTTTAGCGCAAAGAAGTGATAGTGAATCTCAACTTGTGAAGAAGAAGGATTATGATGAATCAGTGTATGGTTATGAATATGATAGTGTGCAGTATCTGAGTGCTTCTCAGCTCACAATGGATCATTCGACTTCAGTGAGAGAGGTAAAAATCCTGCCTCAGTCTCAGCAAATGTGATGAAAATGTTTTATATGCAAATTGATGAATCTTGTTCATCTCAGGAGGTGAGGAGGATTAGGTATGCACATCTAGATGATGCCTTTGCAGTGGTGAACAACAGGGTGAAAGGCTCCCTCAAGGTCACCCGTGCTTTCGGGGCTGGCTTTCTCAAGCAGGTAATACAATACGCCGTTGTCTGTGTATGGATATTCCATTGATGATGAATGGGGATTCTTGacttatttttgttgttttacaGCCCAAGTGGAACAATGCACTCCTTGAGATgtttaggattgattatatAGGAACATCACCCTACATCACATGTTCACCATTCCTTTGCCACCACAGGCTACAACACACAGACAAATTCTTGATCTTGTCCTCTGATGGCCTCTACCAATACTTCACCAACGAGGAGGCCGTCTCTGAGGTTGAAACGTTCATGTCAATGTTCCCCGAGGGAGATCCGGCTCAACATCTTGTTGAAGAGGTCTTGGTCCGCGCTGCTAAGAAAGCCGGTACAATCTTAAATCTACACAACTCATCATATGCCTAAATCTAACATTGTTTCCAATCTCTGCAGGAATGGATTTCTACGACTTGCTTGAAATCCCACAAGGGGAACGGAGGAGGTACCACGACGATGTCTCAATCATCATCATTTCTCTCCAAGGGAAATACGGCGTTCATCACTGTAACTTCTAGCTATGCACACAAACACAAGAGGGTGTTGATAGTTGTAGCATAAGATTAGGTTACATTTTCAACCTAGGATAGAAGACACAGTGTGATGTGGGGGAGTGTAAATGCTTATAACCCCCAAAGGTTTTTGCCCTTTTTCTTGAAATGTTATACGTTTTTGTACATTTGTGGTGCTTACTTGAGGACTGGTTTATTCTTCAAGAAGTGCCATTCATAGAATATCTCAAATTCTTTTGTTCTTTTccatttttgtttatttctgaaTAAATatcatgttttttttattaattattataaagtTGAGTATCACAATGATGTGGATTGAGCAATTGGAAATGGTCAAAATGAACTCATTGCAAATGTCAAGAATTAGCGCGTTTGGGTTTTGTGAATGTGAATTCCACTTCTAAGCTAACTCCACATTGCTTGCTGAGACACAAGATTGTGTTGTGAACTTCATAATAACGATATTTGTATTTTCTACTAtattctctctagtttataacacgttatcagcacgatagtTCTAGTCCTCTCATCTTCCTTCGATCGTAAAAGGATTGGAGGTATGCCCTAGGAAAGAATTGTGTCTTTCCAATAAGGTAcgactaattttcttttcatctgaaTTTCAATCCGTATAATTTTAGTAATCATCTAAATCCAGACGAAAGAAActttgaagtattagaatattaTACTGTTTAATATGTTTATATCAATAAATTGGCTTGGAAATAACCAGAAAACGGAATCATGTTAACATATATGCTTTGCATAAAAGAGATTGTTATTGAAATTTGTGCAAATTCCCCTTATATTTGTGGTTTGATGCAAATatgttatatttgtttattacgaATGATATAATTTTCGTTATTcttgaaaaaatacaaataatcctAAAAGTTATATTTTGATGCTATTAAAATAGCATTTGTTTGAGCATATTAAATTAGTGATGCATTTCGAATGATATTGATCTTAATCATTCCACCAAACAAAAGTGAATTTTGATTGGAATTTGGAGGATATAAAGTAAATTTTTGATCTGTACTTAGACGGAATATGTCATTTTATGTAAACTTGTATTTGATGTGGTATAAAAAGTCAATGTGAAATagtagattttagaaaaataataaagaaaaatatgaaaagttcACGCAAAATAGAAGACTATTTTGATAATTGGAGACATAATAGATTCGCCCGATTATGTTAAAAAGATATGATGCCAATAGATTTAATctcaatatttttgtgcacccTTTCGGTGAGATGACAAACATATATAAttgagttttaatttattttgtttgttaagAGTGCAATATTTGATTGGATCTTATTCTACAAAATCTTGAATATGATTTACTACTACGTGGCAATTCTTGTTtcgtattattttatataatcagTAAACTTCAATGTTCTACTACTTGAATCACTATTGATATTATCATGTATTGGgaaattttttaattcatagtGGATATATac is a window encoding:
- the LOC130997563 gene encoding probable protein phosphatase 2C 4 is translated as MGNGIGKLSLCFAGDAGEISRRRNDIAVCLSEPLDEGLGHSFCYIPSENLQKSQSLDDPAAPYTPAFRTISGAAISANTSTPLSTDPFAYTTLDKASTFESSNFFSSIPLQPIPKNSLHTVKSGPIIRTSGSGPMDRGFLSGPIERSFISGPLDNQFDQLHRYRPKSKKLALVKNFKKVISKSFWSFYREISSSERENNNGVISGTNSGNSSTITSHNLSSEMSLVDENDDAGNECFGSQNLQWAQGKAGEDRVHIVISEENGWVFVGIYDGFNGPDATDFLLNNLYANVYKELKGLLWFDRGESCETTANSSSFLSRSMEGKERVELDRKLRERLSYLGCEGAVDHSLVLKALSEALRKTEASYLEIADMMLVENPELALMGSCVLAMVMKGDDVYVMNVGDSRAVLAQRSDSESQLVKKKDYDESVYGYEYDSVQYLSASQLTMDHSTSVREEVRRIRYAHLDDAFAVVNNRVKGSLKVTRAFGAGFLKQPKWNNALLEMFRIDYIGTSPYITCSPFLCHHRLQHTDKFLILSSDGLYQYFTNEEAVSEVETFMSMFPEGDPAQHLVEEVLVRAAKKAGMDFYDLLEIPQGERRRYHDDVSIIIISLQGKYGVHHCNF